One Halosegnis longus DNA window includes the following coding sequences:
- a CDS encoding MBL fold metallo-hydrolase has protein sequence MHDQQTQSVHRVEFPVDWPPGHVACHLLGGAEPVLVDAGIPTAPEQETPADERLESTLARAGYDLADVEHLVLTHPHVDHIGQVQTVLDAGDPTVYAPGSVRERFAQDATELGDRVRENAAAAGITGDALDDEVESAVESLERNRRLLAPEAVDEWLTPGEASFGPVSGTAIHTPGHQADHLAYLLEHDDQTLLFSGDTVMEPFRAVVIHDGMDDGYTEAFEAAFTALDRLEPHDPDRVFSGHGKPHEQFGEILDRDRRRLHKRLDAIEDLVDDGFETMPEVAAELARGRKPRYMYAETMSGLAHLEQTDRVETELVDGVRRYA, from the coding sequence ATGCACGACCAACAAACACAGTCGGTCCACCGGGTGGAGTTCCCGGTCGACTGGCCACCGGGCCACGTCGCCTGTCACCTGCTCGGGGGAGCAGAGCCGGTGCTCGTCGACGCCGGAATTCCAACCGCGCCGGAGCAAGAGACACCCGCCGACGAGCGTCTCGAATCCACGCTCGCTCGTGCGGGGTACGACCTCGCTGACGTCGAACACCTCGTCTTGACCCACCCGCACGTCGACCACATCGGACAGGTGCAGACCGTGCTCGACGCCGGCGACCCGACGGTCTACGCGCCCGGCTCCGTCCGCGAGCGATTCGCACAGGACGCGACCGAACTCGGCGACCGCGTCCGCGAGAACGCCGCCGCTGCCGGAATCACGGGCGACGCCCTCGACGACGAGGTCGAGTCGGCCGTCGAGTCGCTCGAGCGGAACCGGCGACTGCTCGCCCCCGAGGCGGTCGACGAGTGGCTCACGCCGGGCGAAGCATCGTTCGGTCCCGTCTCCGGAACGGCAATCCACACCCCCGGCCACCAGGCCGACCACCTCGCGTACCTGCTCGAACACGACGACCAGACGCTCCTGTTTTCGGGCGACACCGTGATGGAACCGTTCCGCGCGGTCGTCATCCACGACGGGATGGACGACGGGTACACCGAGGCGTTCGAGGCCGCGTTCACCGCGTTGGACCGCCTCGAACCCCACGACCCCGACCGCGTCTTCTCCGGGCACGGCAAGCCACACGAGCAGTTCGGGGAGATTCTCGACCGCGACCGCCGCCGGCTCCACAAGCGACTGGACGCCATCGAGGACCTCGTCGACGACGGCTTCGAGACCATGCCCGAGGTCGCGGCGGAGCTCGCACGGGGGCGCAAGCCGCGATACATGTACGCCGAGACGATGAGCGGGCTGGCACACCTCGAACAGACCGACCGCGTCGAGACCGAACTCGTCGACGGCGTCCGGAGGTACGCGTGA
- a CDS encoding MATE family efflux transporter translates to MSLLAAVWRYVAGLLDRAGVIDDERLRDVFDLSWPRIVTGFAIMSKRTVDLAIVGIAVGTDAVAGITVANGFWTVGKFIFIGLAGGTLTLVSQNYGGDERDRATAVVQLSLLAAILLAVPIALLYNRASVPLVGLIDGGANATTYGATYLAILAPGLLFEAVNLVASRTYAAVGNTTTPMAIRATGAALNIALSATFVFVADLGVYGAGLGTTVATLLVTCIFAWGLTGRAYGGRGASPLPILNRVAVGRTLPRQLLSVSVPLVARRTAQGLVIFPLLAIAATFGPVVLAALGVARQIRQLLNSFTWGFSIAVSTLVGQALGAGKESLATAYSREVTTLSLLVYLVAGGVVLLAARPIAAVFVEPAAVAQTVPFVVAAAVSSVPLGVDGSITGTLRGAGDTRIPFAATLVGLYLVALPVAYLGTRVALGAGLLLLALVAETTVPALINLWRVRSGRWLAVSRAYRPSAEE, encoded by the coding sequence GTGTCACTCCTCGCGGCCGTTTGGCGCTACGTCGCCGGCCTCCTCGACCGCGCCGGCGTCATCGACGACGAGCGGCTGCGCGACGTGTTCGACCTCTCGTGGCCGCGCATCGTCACCGGCTTCGCCATCATGTCGAAGCGGACCGTCGACTTGGCTATCGTCGGTATCGCGGTCGGAACCGACGCCGTCGCCGGCATCACCGTCGCGAACGGCTTCTGGACGGTCGGGAAGTTCATCTTCATCGGGCTGGCGGGCGGAACTCTCACGCTCGTCTCACAGAACTACGGCGGCGACGAACGCGACCGCGCGACCGCCGTCGTGCAGTTGAGTCTGCTCGCCGCGATACTCCTCGCCGTCCCCATCGCGCTCCTGTACAATCGTGCCAGCGTCCCGCTGGTCGGCCTCATCGACGGGGGCGCGAACGCGACCACCTACGGCGCGACGTATCTCGCGATTCTCGCGCCGGGGCTGCTCTTTGAGGCCGTCAATCTCGTCGCCTCGCGCACCTACGCGGCCGTCGGCAACACGACGACGCCGATGGCGATTCGCGCGACCGGTGCCGCGCTCAACATCGCGTTGAGCGCGACGTTCGTCTTCGTCGCCGACCTTGGGGTGTACGGCGCGGGACTCGGGACGACCGTCGCCACCCTGCTCGTGACCTGCATCTTCGCGTGGGGACTCACCGGGCGAGCGTACGGCGGCCGCGGCGCGAGCCCGCTTCCCATTCTGAACCGCGTCGCCGTCGGCCGAACCCTCCCGCGACAGCTCCTGTCCGTGTCCGTGCCGCTGGTCGCACGCCGCACCGCACAGGGACTGGTCATCTTCCCGCTGCTCGCTATCGCGGCGACGTTCGGCCCGGTCGTGTTGGCGGCGCTCGGCGTCGCCCGCCAGATTCGCCAGCTGCTCAACAGCTTCACGTGGGGCTTTTCCATCGCCGTCTCGACGCTCGTCGGGCAGGCGCTCGGCGCGGGCAAAGAGAGTCTTGCGACGGCGTACAGCCGCGAGGTGACCACGCTCTCCCTGCTCGTGTACCTGGTCGCCGGCGGAGTGGTCCTCCTCGCGGCCCGACCGATTGCGGCCGTCTTCGTCGAGCCGGCGGCCGTGGCGCAGACGGTCCCGTTCGTCGTCGCCGCGGCCGTGAGTTCGGTGCCGCTCGGCGTCGACGGCTCCATCACCGGCACGCTCCGGGGGGCGGGCGACACTCGAATCCCCTTCGCCGCGACGCTCGTCGGCCTGTATCTCGTCGCGCTCCCGGTGGCGTATCTCGGAACGAGAGTCGCTCTCGGTGCCGGCCTGCTGTTGCTCGCGCTCGTCGCCGAGACGACGGTACCGGCGCTCATCAACCTCTGGCGCGTGCGCTCCGGTCGGTGGCTGGCGGTCAGCCGAGCGTATCGACCGTCCGCCGAGGAGTGA
- a CDS encoding TIGR04024 family LLM class F420-dependent oxidoreductase, with product MTSRELFLPVAAQPSVESLVDMAKTGEELGYERAWLPETWGRDAVTVLTSIARETDDIGIGTSIAPVYSRSPALLGQTAATLQEVSDGRFRLGLGPSGPIVVENWHGVDYGNPLKRTRETVDVVKQVLSGETVEYDGENFDLSGFRLRCAAPDPAPAVDVAGMGPKAVELAGRFADGWHALMFTRDGIRQRHSDLERGAEMAEKDEVPRTTMSLTCAALEDRERARDIVRQHTAFYLGSMGTFYRDSLARQGHEETAHAVYDAWQEGNHGEAVAEIDDDLLDSLAVAGTPEEAREQLNAWEAIDAVDAVSVSFPREATLDEIEATTEALAP from the coding sequence ATGACCAGCCGCGAGCTGTTCTTGCCCGTGGCCGCCCAGCCGAGCGTCGAATCGCTCGTCGACATGGCGAAGACGGGTGAGGAACTCGGCTACGAGCGCGCGTGGCTCCCCGAGACGTGGGGCCGCGACGCCGTCACCGTCCTCACGAGCATCGCCCGCGAGACCGACGATATCGGCATCGGCACCTCCATCGCGCCGGTGTACTCTCGGTCCCCCGCGCTGCTCGGACAGACCGCCGCCACGCTACAGGAGGTCTCCGACGGTCGATTCCGACTCGGCCTCGGTCCGTCGGGACCCATCGTCGTCGAGAACTGGCACGGCGTCGACTACGGCAACCCCCTGAAGCGAACCCGCGAGACGGTCGATGTCGTCAAGCAGGTGCTCTCGGGCGAGACGGTCGAGTACGACGGCGAGAACTTCGACCTCTCCGGGTTCCGGCTCCGGTGTGCGGCTCCCGACCCCGCGCCCGCGGTCGACGTGGCCGGGATGGGACCGAAGGCGGTCGAGCTGGCCGGACGCTTCGCCGACGGCTGGCACGCGCTCATGTTCACGCGCGACGGCATCAGACAGCGCCACTCGGACCTCGAACGCGGCGCGGAGATGGCCGAGAAGGACGAGGTTCCACGGACGACGATGTCGCTCACCTGTGCGGCACTGGAGGACCGTGAACGCGCCCGCGACATCGTCCGACAACACACGGCCTTCTATCTCGGCTCGATGGGGACCTTCTACCGCGACTCGCTGGCGCGACAGGGCCACGAGGAGACGGCCCACGCCGTCTACGACGCGTGGCAGGAGGGGAACCACGGCGAGGCAGTCGCCGAAATCGACGACGACCTGCTCGACTCGCTGGCCGTGGCCGGCACGCCGGAAGAAGCCCGCGAGCAACTGAACGCGTGGGAAGCTATCGACGCGGTCGACGCCGTCTCCGTCTCCTTCCCGCGGGAGGCGACGCTCGATGAAATCGAAGCGACGACGGAAGCGCTCGCGCCCTAA
- a CDS encoding thiamine pyrophosphate-binding protein, whose protein sequence is MTDSYTGADLFVDALEAYDVPYLFGNPGTTELPLMEALPDSDIEYMLGLHEDVAVGAAAGFAQTRRYHADHDPDICPAGVANLHITPGLAHGIGNLYGASMTGAPLVLTAGNHELDFRHEEPILTGDLEALTDQFCKYAAEVTSVDSLAMMVRRAFRTALTPPTGPVFLGLPVDVMMAETEDRPEPLGPIPDAGGGDPRQIREAADALVEADNPLLVVGDHVARAGTDAIDAAVELAEATGARVHGEMLGSEVAFPTSHEQWLSYMPPRENLAVMLQNTDTIVFAGCSTNTTLLRHEEPLVPEDATTIHLSDDAWQVGKNEPADVAVIGDPGRIMGSIATRVDDKLDAETLEARLSHVAAMKQSMAASMDAMGEGDAPESDPRASKREVVEAIIEADVDPRIVDEGITAKYALLTHYPLEPESYFSNKGGGLGYGLPAAIGAAAAESLQDEPRDVLGHIGDGSYLYYPQSIYTAVRHGLDLTVLVVDNRNYRILKDNTNSMFGGDDDDHDYVGMDFDPHVDIPMNAESHGARGHLVETIDELGPVLNEAFSTPGVDVIDTLVHD, encoded by the coding sequence ATGACCGACAGCTACACCGGTGCGGACCTGTTCGTCGACGCGCTCGAAGCGTACGACGTGCCCTACCTGTTCGGCAATCCCGGCACGACCGAACTCCCGCTGATGGAGGCGCTGCCCGACTCGGACATCGAGTACATGCTCGGACTCCACGAGGACGTGGCCGTCGGCGCGGCGGCCGGCTTCGCACAGACCCGCCGCTACCACGCCGACCACGACCCCGACATCTGTCCGGCCGGCGTCGCGAATCTCCACATCACGCCCGGTCTCGCCCACGGTATCGGAAACCTCTACGGCGCGTCGATGACCGGCGCACCGCTCGTCCTCACGGCGGGCAACCACGAGCTCGACTTCCGCCACGAGGAACCCATCCTGACCGGCGACCTCGAAGCGCTCACCGACCAGTTCTGTAAGTACGCCGCCGAGGTCACGTCCGTCGACTCGCTGGCGATGATGGTCAGACGGGCCTTCCGGACGGCGCTCACGCCGCCGACGGGACCGGTCTTCCTCGGGCTTCCGGTCGACGTGATGATGGCCGAGACCGAGGACCGACCCGAGCCGCTCGGGCCGATTCCCGACGCCGGCGGCGGCGACCCGCGGCAGATTCGCGAGGCGGCGGACGCGCTCGTCGAGGCGGACAACCCACTGCTCGTGGTCGGCGACCACGTCGCGCGGGCCGGCACCGACGCCATCGACGCAGCGGTCGAGCTCGCAGAGGCGACCGGGGCGCGCGTCCACGGCGAGATGCTCGGCTCCGAGGTGGCGTTCCCCACCAGCCACGAGCAGTGGCTCTCGTACATGCCACCCCGCGAGAACCTGGCCGTGATGTTACAGAACACGGACACCATCGTCTTCGCGGGCTGTTCGACCAACACGACCCTGTTGCGCCACGAGGAGCCGCTCGTCCCCGAGGACGCGACGACGATTCACCTCTCCGACGACGCGTGGCAGGTCGGGAAGAACGAGCCGGCCGACGTAGCCGTCATCGGTGACCCCGGGCGCATCATGGGGTCGATTGCCACCCGCGTCGACGACAAGCTTGACGCTGAGACGCTGGAGGCGCGGCTCTCGCACGTCGCTGCGATGAAGCAGTCGATGGCCGCCTCGATGGACGCGATGGGGGAGGGAGACGCCCCGGAATCCGACCCCCGGGCGTCCAAGCGCGAGGTCGTGGAGGCCATCATCGAGGCCGACGTCGACCCGCGCATCGTCGATGAGGGAATCACCGCGAAGTACGCGCTGCTCACCCACTACCCGCTCGAACCGGAGAGCTACTTCTCGAACAAGGGCGGCGGACTCGGCTACGGGCTGCCGGCCGCAATCGGGGCCGCCGCGGCCGAGTCCCTGCAGGACGAACCGCGCGACGTGCTCGGTCACATCGGCGACGGCTCGTATCTCTACTACCCGCAGAGCATCTACACCGCCGTCCGCCACGGCCTCGACTTGACCGTCCTCGTCGTCGACAACCGGAACTATCGAATTTTGAAAGATAACACGAACAGCATGTTCGGCGGGGACGACGACGATCACGACTACGTCGGCATGGACTTCGACCCGCACGTCGATATTCCGATGAACGCCGAGAGCCACGGCGCGCGCGGCCACCTCGTCGAGACCATCGACGAACTCGGCCCGGTGCTGAACGAGGCGTTCTCGACTCCGGGCGTCGACGTCATCGACACCCTCGTCCACGACTGA
- a CDS encoding redoxin domain-containing protein, whose product MPPAVGDTSPEFTALYCDGETFREREARDLLEDGGVLVFAGFAFNAINENWWKQYARAGWDEFDVPVVPVVRDGPYAVNAFLRDIDVPFDAIADVEGSVAERYDLLVEREGMAGVRTARRSVFVVDETGEIRYRWLADDWISPVPRGEIEDAVAELS is encoded by the coding sequence ATGCCACCTGCTGTCGGCGACACGAGCCCGGAGTTCACCGCGCTGTACTGCGACGGCGAGACGTTTCGCGAGCGCGAAGCGCGTGACCTGCTAGAGGATGGGGGCGTCCTCGTGTTCGCGGGCTTCGCGTTCAATGCCATCAACGAGAACTGGTGGAAACAGTACGCGCGCGCCGGCTGGGACGAGTTCGACGTGCCCGTCGTCCCCGTCGTGCGCGACGGTCCCTACGCGGTGAACGCTTTCCTGCGCGATATCGACGTACCGTTCGACGCCATCGCCGACGTTGAGGGGTCGGTCGCGGAGCGATACGACCTGCTCGTCGAGCGCGAGGGGATGGCCGGGGTTCGGACGGCGCGCCGCTCGGTGTTCGTCGTGGACGAGACGGGCGAGATTCGCTACCGGTGGCTGGCCGACGACTGGATTTCGCCGGTTCCGCGCGGGGAAATCGAGGACGCGGTCGCTGAACTGTCGTAG
- a CDS encoding glutathione S-transferase N-terminal domain-containing protein, producing MSDRVLYRLEGCPFCELVVDELDDLGLDYDSVWTEGLHSKRNEVQAVSGQRAVPVLVDPEHGVTMAESANIVEYLHTTYGDADSPEEVEASL from the coding sequence ATGAGCGACCGCGTTCTCTACCGGCTCGAAGGCTGCCCGTTCTGTGAACTCGTCGTCGACGAGCTGGACGACCTCGGACTCGACTACGACTCCGTCTGGACCGAAGGGCTTCACTCCAAGCGCAACGAGGTGCAGGCCGTCTCGGGCCAGCGGGCCGTGCCCGTCCTCGTCGACCCCGAACACGGCGTCACGATGGCCGAATCGGCGAACATCGTCGAGTACCTCCACACTACCTACGGCGACGCCGACTCCCCGGAGGAAGTCGAGGCATCGCTCTAA
- a CDS encoding HAD family hydrolase, with translation MTRYEAVFFDLGGVVAHLPSIREGYALFIDRLGAEYDLPENALDRWKSALGSYFKERDGNEYKTAREGYRVATERLFDGSPPPEAEWRDIFETATNETARTEDGVIEAIEALDEMGVYLGVISDIDTDAAHDLLERNGIDDCFDAVTTSEAVGYTKPDSRMYETALDAWGGDPADAVMVGDRYDHDIAGAVDAGLDAVAYGPEATGPKATYEIDHFDELPPLIRGDT, from the coding sequence GTGACCCGCTACGAGGCGGTCTTCTTCGACCTCGGCGGCGTGGTCGCACACCTCCCGAGCATCCGTGAGGGGTACGCGCTGTTTATCGACCGGCTCGGTGCAGAGTACGACCTGCCGGAAAACGCACTCGACCGGTGGAAATCGGCTCTCGGGAGCTACTTCAAAGAGCGCGACGGAAACGAGTACAAGACCGCCCGCGAGGGGTACCGGGTCGCCACCGAGCGGCTGTTCGACGGCTCGCCGCCACCCGAAGCGGAGTGGCGTGACATCTTCGAGACGGCGACGAACGAGACGGCCCGCACCGAGGACGGCGTCATCGAAGCCATCGAGGCGCTCGACGAGATGGGCGTGTATCTCGGCGTCATCAGCGACATCGACACGGACGCGGCCCACGACCTGCTCGAGCGCAACGGCATCGACGACTGTTTCGACGCCGTTACGACGAGCGAGGCAGTCGGCTACACGAAACCCGACTCACGGATGTACGAGACCGCACTCGACGCGTGGGGCGGTGACCCGGCCGACGCCGTGATGGTCGGCGACCGCTACGACCACGACATCGCGGGCGCGGTCGACGCGGGACTCGACGCCGTCGCGTACGGGCCCGAGGCGACGGGACCGAAGGCAACCTACGAAATCGACCACTTCGACGAACTCCCACCGCTCATCCGGGGCGACACGTAG
- a CDS encoding WD40/YVTN/BNR-like repeat-containing protein: MLVGTHEGLYRVPREPFESVEQLLDGRINDLWRGDSWYAATDAGLFESTDGEQWQRQSVAESVVAVTGDGACVFAGTYPARVFARDATGEWQEAEQFRACADTGRWADRSPRSDGSQVRSIAVDPTGRIVAGVEVGGALVSEDRGATWTDRSEGLHDDVHELHPVGAEEFVAATGNGLYRTTNAGRSWQRLDTDFRDFWYNYHRTVTTHDGSLFTSAAGWGPDTGTGGVFRYGDDGVDRIETPVDTGFLVGCAVASEGLYAVTLQCGDGFGQSHPAEVVRYDGEWTMLGTVPAGGRCLELG; this comes from the coding sequence ATGCTCGTCGGCACACACGAGGGTCTGTATCGAGTCCCTCGCGAGCCGTTTGAGTCGGTCGAGCAACTGTTGGACGGACGTATCAACGATCTTTGGCGTGGCGATAGCTGGTATGCGGCCACCGACGCAGGGCTGTTTGAGTCCACCGACGGAGAACAGTGGCAGCGGCAGTCAGTCGCCGAGAGCGTCGTCGCGGTCACCGGTGACGGAGCATGTGTCTTTGCCGGAACGTACCCAGCACGGGTGTTCGCCCGTGACGCGACCGGAGAATGGCAGGAAGCCGAACAGTTCCGTGCGTGTGCAGACACCGGTCGGTGGGCAGACCGGTCACCGCGGTCGGACGGGTCGCAGGTCCGGTCGATAGCCGTTGACCCGACGGGGCGAATCGTCGCCGGTGTTGAGGTCGGTGGCGCACTCGTCTCTGAGGACCGTGGGGCGACGTGGACGGACCGATCAGAGGGACTCCACGATGACGTTCACGAACTCCATCCCGTCGGAGCAGAGGAGTTCGTCGCCGCCACCGGAAACGGACTCTACCGGACTACCAACGCCGGTCGGTCGTGGCAGCGGCTCGACACCGACTTCCGTGACTTCTGGTACAACTACCACCGGACGGTCACGACCCACGACGGAAGCCTGTTTACCTCCGCCGCCGGCTGGGGACCAGACACGGGGACCGGTGGGGTGTTTAGATACGGCGACGACGGCGTGGACCGAATCGAGACGCCTGTCGACACCGGGTTTCTCGTCGGCTGCGCCGTCGCGAGTGAGGGACTGTACGCCGTGACGCTACAGTGTGGTGATGGGTTCGGACAGTCACATCCCGCTGAAGTGGTCCGGTACGACGGGGAGTGGACCATGCTCGGAACAGTTCCCGCAGGCGGACGGTGTCTCGAACTCGGGTAA
- a CDS encoding cupin domain-containing protein, with protein MPHYEVVDTDDVPLEDLSASEEMPPDLNIRAIDAALGTEQIGVKLWYFEPGEEIGYHAHSEQEELFYVLEGEFSLKLGESGEEEYVEAGPGTFWVASPEMGHGHRCVGDEQGVVLAIGAPYVDDPGLDPHSLD; from the coding sequence ATGCCACACTACGAAGTGGTCGATACAGACGACGTACCGCTGGAAGACCTCTCGGCGTCCGAGGAGATGCCGCCGGACCTGAACATCCGGGCTATCGACGCCGCGCTCGGAACCGAGCAAATCGGCGTAAAATTGTGGTACTTCGAGCCGGGCGAAGAAATCGGCTATCACGCCCACAGCGAACAGGAAGAGCTGTTCTACGTGCTCGAAGGCGAGTTCTCGCTGAAGCTCGGGGAGTCCGGCGAGGAGGAGTACGTCGAGGCCGGTCCCGGAACGTTCTGGGTCGCGAGCCCGGAGATGGGCCACGGCCACCGCTGCGTCGGTGACGAGCAGGGCGTCGTGCTCGCTATTGGTGCGCCGTACGTCGACGACCCCGGATTAGACCCGCACTCGCTCGATTAG
- a CDS encoding SDR family NAD(P)-dependent oxidoreductase, translated as MTRNERFSVDGDVIVITGSSQGIGKTTAETLAADGAKVVVSSRSQEKVDAVAEEINDSDVPGEAIAVECDVRDRDAVEALMDATVEEFGRIDTLVNNAGASFMESFDDISENGWKTIVDINLHGTFHCAQAAGERMQEQGDGGKIINFASIAGTRGSPYMSHYGAAKAAVVNFTTTLSVEYAPHDIRVNCIAPGLVATPGVESQMGIAADNVDRDSVDRQIGVPEEMADIVQFLGSDASSYIVGETIVTKGVPDIGEGRDV; from the coding sequence ATGACACGAAACGAACGATTCAGCGTCGACGGCGACGTGATAGTGATTACGGGGTCGAGTCAGGGTATCGGGAAGACGACGGCGGAGACGCTGGCGGCGGACGGCGCGAAGGTCGTCGTCTCCTCGCGTTCACAGGAGAAGGTGGACGCAGTGGCAGAGGAAATCAACGACTCCGACGTGCCGGGCGAGGCAATCGCCGTCGAGTGTGACGTGCGCGACCGCGACGCCGTCGAGGCGCTCATGGACGCGACCGTCGAGGAGTTCGGCCGCATCGACACGCTCGTCAACAACGCCGGCGCGTCCTTCATGGAGAGCTTCGACGACATCTCCGAGAACGGCTGGAAGACCATCGTCGACATCAATCTCCACGGCACATTCCACTGTGCGCAGGCCGCGGGCGAACGGATGCAGGAACAGGGCGACGGCGGGAAAATCATCAACTTCGCGTCCATCGCCGGGACGCGCGGCTCTCCGTACATGAGCCACTACGGCGCGGCGAAGGCCGCCGTCGTCAACTTCACCACGACGCTCTCCGTCGAGTACGCACCCCACGACATCCGGGTCAACTGTATCGCCCCCGGACTCGTCGCCACGCCCGGCGTCGAGTCGCAGATGGGTATCGCAGCCGACAACGTCGACCGCGACAGCGTCGACCGCCAAATCGGCGTGCCCGAAGAGATGGCCGACATCGTCCAGTTCCTCGGCAGTGACGCCTCCTCCTACATCGTCGGCGAGACCATCGTCACGAAGGGGGTCCCGGACATCGGCGAAGGCCGCGACGTATGA
- the msrA gene encoding peptide-methionine (S)-S-oxide reductase MsrA encodes MSELQTATFGGGCFWCTDAAFDELAGVEQTTAGYAGGHVDDPSYEAVCEGTTGHAEVTRITYDPEEITYDELLRVFFTIHNPTTLNRQGPDIGEQYRSAIFYESEEQREVAAAFIEGLESENVYEDDIVTELEPLDTFYEAEAYHQNYYEKNPGDAYCQFNADPKIEKVREQFAEKVAAKPADD; translated from the coding sequence ATGAGCGAACTCCAGACGGCGACGTTCGGCGGCGGCTGTTTCTGGTGTACCGACGCCGCGTTCGACGAACTCGCGGGCGTCGAGCAGACGACCGCAGGGTACGCCGGCGGTCACGTCGACGACCCCAGCTACGAGGCGGTGTGTGAGGGCACGACGGGCCACGCCGAGGTGACCCGCATCACCTATGACCCCGAAGAAATCACCTACGACGAACTGCTCCGCGTCTTCTTTACGATTCACAACCCGACGACGCTGAACCGACAGGGGCCGGATATCGGCGAGCAGTACCGGTCTGCCATCTTCTACGAGAGCGAGGAGCAGCGCGAGGTCGCGGCCGCGTTCATCGAGGGGCTCGAATCCGAGAACGTGTACGAGGACGACATCGTCACGGAACTGGAGCCCCTCGACACCTTCTACGAGGCCGAGGCGTACCACCAGAACTACTACGAGAAGAATCCGGGCGACGCCTACTGTCAGTTCAACGCCGACCCGAAAATCGAGAAGGTGCGCGAGCAGTTCGCGGAGAAGGTCGCCGCGAAGCCGGCCGACGATTAG